The region CGTGTATCCTCTGCACCGTTCTCACGGCCttctaataataatttcagagCACAAGTCACGGTGACGTTCGCAGCGGGTAAAACGTCGGTTGTGTTGGTGAATTGGTGAGCATGTGACCATCGTAACGAAACGCTTTTTAACGGGTTAAAACTCTATCGACGGGGATGACGGGGAGCAGTAAGGTTGAACCGATTATCACGATGCGACCGAGGGAGTTATTGGATTACGTACCTTTTGAAGTCCCTCATGAGTCTCCTTCTGGCAGGGGTGGACATCCCTTACGAATGGGCTGGTCACTTCTCCTCACGAGTAATGTGCTACGACGGGTTCGAGCCACCCAGCGAATCTTTAGCGCTCCTTGGCACACTACGCACGCGGCAGGTTTCTCCGAGAGGAATAATTCGAGAAACAAGGAAAAAGATACGCGCACAAACACCACAGCCGTAGAAGAGCACAATgggtttaagaaaaaaaaggagggaaataagatttcaaaaaaaaaaaaaaaaccacgcaACGCGCTACGGTCCTTGACGTGCCGTTATTAACGCGGAAACGAGGACGAGGAGCATCCGTTGTCTTCCTTCTGCTGCGTATATCTCGTTCCCCCTGGACTAAAAGCTGCTATCTCTCGATGTAATACCGTTATATTATGTTACAAGAATTGTATCACATTTACTTCTCGAAACTTCTTTTAACTCAACACTGCTTACCCTACCGATAATTGTCTAATTTTACCCGACGCACCAGACCAACACTTGCCTACATGAAAAAGCCCATGTCACAGACAAATTGAGGAAATTCACTTCCTACACTACCAGAACGGAGAACAGTGTGACACACGGAACAGCGGCTGCTGCTGAGCTATTCGGATCTGACGACTGACGTCAGGAATTTAAATCAACCGTGGCGATTAATCGCTTTTACGAACCCAGACTTTCATCCCACACTCCGCGGCGATAAAAACCAGTCCAGAGACGCGTCGCGTCGCCGCGAAATTCGTTCGTCCTGCCACCTCTAGGTGAATTTAAGTTCAAGCTCCTGGTACCACTAAACCACGCAACATATCATACGTGGCGTATGCGCGGTTGCCTTTAGTAAGGCAAATTGTACTCTGTCTTGCTTTTCTTATCGTTAGTTTCCATTAcgttatttgaagaaattttttttcccacgagTTTGATACCAGACGAATAAACAGTCGGATTGGCTTTATGGAATATCATTGACCCTGGAAAGAACTTGTTGGAGTGTAGAATCAGAAATTTGTAACTGGTACCACTGCATTACTGAACATTGTTGAacatataattttgaaaaactggtaaattcgaaaaattaacgacggagccaggaatcgaacctggtatctagcgatgctttaccggagccttactccactagaccacctagccgccctgactctgatgtcgttaattcctctcatcaccagtaagttcaaatttgttttcttgtgctgtagtatgtgtgaatatataaagtgttcttcctcttcgagcacaactgtaagaatgtctgtaagtgtgtttacattttggaaacTTACGCTTCTAATgcgaagcccgtaagacagtcaatgaccgtctaataattgaaatgcggatatgcattatcaatattaatattaatcacgaggcatttttcattgttgaacatataattttgaaaaactggtaaattcgaaaaattaacgacggagccagaaATCGAActtggtatctagcgatgctttaccggagccttactccactagaccacctagccgccctgactctgatgtcgttaattcctctcatcaccagtaagttcaaatttgttttcttgtgctatagtatgtgtgaatatataaagtgttcttcctcttcgagcacaacgagcatttcaattattagacggtcattgactgtcttacgggcttcgcATTAGAAGCGTAAgtttccaaaatgtaaacacacttacagacattcttacagttgtgctcgaagaggaagaacactttatatattcacacatactacagcacaagaaaacaaatttgaacttactggtgatgagaggaattaacgacatcagagtcagggcggctaggtggtctagtggagtaaggctccggtaaagcatcgctagataccaagTTCGATttctggctccgtcgttaatttttcgaatttaccagtttttcaaaattatatgttcaacaatgaaaaatgcctcgtgattaatattaatattgataatgcatatccgcatttcaattattagacggtcattgactgtcttacgggcttcgcATTAGAAGCGTAAgtttccaaaatgtaaacacacttacagacattcttacagttgtgctcgaagaggaagaacactttataTATTACTGaacattcatatttttttgattctttttcctaaatataaataatacacaacgttggttgaaaaatatttgcttCGAATACAATAGAAAATTTGGTATATTTGCTCAGCCTGAATcgttataaatatgtatgcgtatttatatttaccaGGTTGAGCAAGTGGTACTCTTATCAGCATCCATAATGATAaggatatttttgaaatacacCGTTTCCCAAGTTTTCGATAACTCAGTATCCATGCATGCAATTAAATCACAATCATAACCAAACTGATATGATGAgtcgacaaattttcacatgAAGAAATGTTATTTGGTCGGATGCTCGTCATTTTAATTACTTCGAGGAATacgatttcaaatttcgaatattgttctgaaaaattgttgtgaTGATCGATAATaggttaaacaatatatattcaacattataatttttacaataaattaatgtaGTGTACATAAGTATACGCCAAAACGATCCGGCGTGTCTTATCAGTTAAAGTGATGGTAGTAACCGGCATGATAAGTGTATGGTTACacaacaatgcttacaattcgTTTATTATTCATCGAGTTCAACGTGTGTCGTAGTTCTCGCGTCGAGTTGGTCGCACGAAATTCATACACCTCTCCACTGCTTTTCTTTGTACCTTCAACTTTATCATTCTTTCACTCAACTCCGTTTAAGCAATTGGAATCGTCTACATTTGGTCATGAGAGTCACGTGGGctaaaaaaatcttcaatcaattttcagcACAATGTCTTgtgagtttcttttttcatttctatctTATATCAATGACGCTTGTGATCTATTGCCTGTCAGTAAGCGAACGATCACTAAACGTTCGTAACGATAAGCTAATCTGTGCATGACGtggatattatatttttaatagtGGCAACTTGTAACATATCATAATGTCCTACCAAAGTAAACATCTCTTGCGTCAATGATAGCTGTCGTGTCGTTGCGATTGCCATACGCATATTAGAGATCTGATATTCTTGAAAGATTGGCGGAAAAGAGGATAATATGTCATAGAATCAAAGACTATTGATtagaaatttcaagaattcGAAATTCATCAGTTTGTTTCCTATTTCTGAGATTAATATTCTCAAGTATGTTCATTTTATAAACGAGTACGTAAtacttactttttcttctgattttttttacagattcaCAAAGGTAACTTCACCACTTCAGCAACATTTGGACCCAGTAATCCCAAGTTTCCAATTATTTCTAACAATTTCACGGATGAGCTCAAATTTACCAATGCGACTTCATATGGCTCTATTCCAATATATCGAATATTGGGCTCTGCCACTGAGGATGAAGCAATGGCGAATATCGAGGTTTgttaaaattcgaatcaccAGTACGAACCCATGTATTTACGATTCAATGTTTGTtgatattcatattttgaattttgaatttgccaAAAGCTGGAAGAGgcgaaatatttaaaaatgtacaagGACATGGTAACAATTACTGTAATGGATAAAATACTTTATGAATCTCAACGGCAAGGCCGAATATCGTTCTACATGACTAATTCTGGCGAAGAGACTGTTCAAATTGGAACTGCAGCAGCTTTAAGTCTAAACGATGTTGTTTACGCACAATATCGGGAGGCTGGTGAGTTTAGATTATTTCTTCGTATCGTATCGCGTCCCTCTCACGACTTCAGCAAACTCAAGAAGTTAAATATCGTTGGTCCTAATCGTCAGAGCTGAAATTTACAATCAGGAAATTTGACAGAAATGCTAAGATAGACTTATAAATAATTActaacattttttatattccagGTGTACTGCTCTGGCGGGGTTTTGAATTAAAACAATTCATGAACCAGTGCTACGGAAACTGTGAGGATATTGGAAAAGGAAAACAGATGCCAGTTCACTACGGATCTAAAGAATTGAACTTCGTTACTATATCATCGCCACTAACGACTCAATTACCGCAGGGTAAAGTAAACGCCATTTctgtattattttcaatataaagTAATTTAGATACGAAATCCATCCACATTTTGTAACTAATcacatgtttttttatattctgtCAGCCGTTGGAGCAGCGTACGCATTGAAACTGGCACATTCGGACCGTTGCGTTGCCGTTTATTTCGGAGAAGGTGCAGCTAGTGAAGGAGACGCGCACGCCGCTTTCAATTTCGCAGCTACTCTCGATTGTCCCGTTATATTTATATGGTAAGTGGATGCAGAATTTGGAAAACTACTGGTTTGAACACTTCATCGCCAACAATACATCTACTAAACATGCGAATGGAATTTAaggatttaattttttagtcGGAACAATGGATATGCAATTTCCACTCCAGCTCGTGAGCAGTACAAGGGAGATGGTATCGCGGCCAAAGGACCTGCGTACGGTATTAACACAATTAGAGTCGATGGAAACGATATATTTGCAGTACACAACGCTACGCGTGCAGCGAAAGAGTGGACTTTGGCAAACGGAAAGCCTGTGCTAATCGAAGCAATGTCATATCGGTATAAAACAATCATTACTTCGTAATATTGTTCACTGATGTTTGTTGTTTGTAATTGGTAGTTGTTATAATCACTTAATTGTGACGTTTAGTACGATTGTACGCTCTGATAAAATTACGGTAGCTAATGagtaatcatttttcatgCGTTTAGAATTGGTCATCACAGTACCTCTGATGACAGTTCTGCGTATCGATCAGTGAGCGAGATTGCCGAATGGGAAAAACTGCAACCGATCGCAAGATTTCGCCAGTGCCTAGAAAAATATGGATTGTGGTCTGAAGAGCAGGAAAAAGAATTCGTATCGTCGATCAAAAAGCAGATACTATCGGATTTTGCAGCGGCCGAAAAGAACGTAAAACCCAACTGGAAGGAGGTGTTCACTGACGTGTACTACAACATGCCAGATCATATTAAGTACGTTTACTTTGTACGATCAATGCGAGATAACTGAACGTGTGAAACAATCGGGAGCTAATGGAGTAAACGTTTGATTTATTTTAGGAAACAATCGGAAGCGATGGCAAAGCACGTCGACCAGTACAAAGAACATTATCCAGTAGATCTTTACAAGCAACAGTGAATCAGGTTTAAAATAATTCCAATCCCGAAAACAAATATCGATCTTTACTTACGTACCTTCATTTTTGGGaatctgaaaactttttctgtacctttgaaaatatatatataatttaatcAACAATTCTTCgagttttattttgtaaatatccCGCACGCGTTAAAACTATTACCGACCGCAGAGAACAAATATGTATAAAGAATACGTATGAATATATTAAGTTTCAAAAAGTATATCGGTAAAAATTGCTGTTTTTATTCGCTAAATCAAAAGTAAATGCAACACTCGGCATGCTTCTCCGATGACGCGCCCGAAACTTGTGTCGCTGCATGAAAATTTAGCCTAACGTTCGTGAAGTTAGGTTCAAGAATTTAGGAATACATAAACATGCCAAGACCCTGGGTTATTTTTCGTAACGGTTTGCCGGGTCTGGCCGGGTTTGGGGGTATTAGCAGTTTCACGTATTATCAACCAAGTAATTGATCATGCCGGTAAAAGAAGTTCTTCATAACCAACAATTATCGCGTGCAAAACGTTGGTAACATACCGTCGTCATcgcaaaattgaaaagttgagaaaatctCGTGCAAGAAATACGTACGCCGAAATTATACAACGGATAAATAAATGTCAATCAAATAGGTATGTCGGAGACGTGTTTTTGTTTGCAAAACTATGCGAGAAGTCTGCGAAACATCAGAAACGTACAATCTAAATATTACTGATCAAACCTCGACTCAAATTGATGCAGTTtaaactgttgaaaaatatcgaaaaactTAACTTCCAGGAGTTTAGATGTGCATATACATGATTTTGCAAATGGGTGAAGCAGGGTAAAAAACTACAGCCTAAACTTTGcagagaaattaaaaacatttaATTCAGTTAACAGTAACATTCGTCAAATATCAGAATCAACTTTCTACGAATAACAATTTCACACTCAACGGTGATTGATATCAATTTAAACTAGTATTGCCAGTTCATTCTAATTCTTTATTCCGACTGTCCATTCCCTGCGTAAAGGATTAGTGATTAGTGACGTGTGATTACGCGTAAACGATGAAGTCGTCTGGTTCAAGGTTCAGTTCATTACTTATTTTAATACATTAGTTTAACAATAAGTAATTTCTAGAGCAAGGCTCCGATTTGTTAGGGGGTGTTCCGTGTTATTCTCCAACTACGGCAAAAGTCTgcaaaataaacaataaattgaaaaatacgatGTACAACCTATTACTGGTGAGATGCTAACGTCAGAATATTGTCTCAGAAAAGACCAATCGATTGTTGGAAGCAGAACACTTTTGAAGCTTCCGAACGGTCTTACAACTTTTCCGCTATGTGTTTTTCACAGAAATATCGTAATTTAAAGCGTGCACGTCTCCAAACTTCTTGGTACGACCTTTGACGCATTCATTCGAGCGATAAACAGTTCAGCATGAAACCATCCGTATATAATTGATAAGGATTTGATTACAAATAATCCGGAAAATCCATCTTCAGGTGGTATCAGTCGTTATAGTTTCTCATATCCAATTTAGAATTGTAATTAATTGAcatcgtttttcaaaaaagttttatgAGTGGAACGTGGGATTGAGCTGCATTTAATTACGTTcaattgttattaatttactttatatcGGCGAAACCTTATTCGGATATTATTTATCAATGTCACTTTTTGTCTATGTAAATTTGAGTTGCATGTTCCAAAAATTGGATTCATACTGTAAGTTCTGTCTTTCGGACTTTCAACATTTAATTAACTAGTAATTTTCTACCGAGTTGATCAATGCATCATTTTCATTCGCGTTtaatcataataatttataaattttacctcCTCAACACTACAACACTCGGTAAACTTTCAACTTTCGTCCTGAACGACACAATTGCAAGTcatattgttattactataTGGAGAAtcttcttgaaaaaaaattccagtaCTGACAGGTAATTTGTGGACAATTCGTACACTTTGACAATATTTCTTGTTGAAAATAGTAGGAGATAAATAGTTTGTGATGAATAACATCTTAAAAATATGAGCATTTCCTATAATTCTGActaaaaaatatcgtcaaagtTCACGAGGTGTCCGCAAATTACCATTCAGTATGTGATTTCTTGTTACAAAAGGTATCTCGATTGTAATGTAGTTCACTTTcctgaagaaataaaattcaaaaatgccTCCTTACTGATGGATATTGTATGGCCGGATATCCGGCCAAATCGCTATCCGGCACATCcctaatattattattaaggaTTATCAGTAAAATGCAGAAATTACGGGTAAAATAGTATCGACTTCGTCGggtatatgtattatgttCTCAAACTCGCAATTCCTAATAATCGATACGGGCACTGccataaatgtataataaagcGGACAGATACGGGCAATTATAATCTGGGCCATTTGGTAATAAATTTCTGAACAATCCTGTGTTTGGAGGTCAGCGGACAGAGTCGTAAACTAACCAGGTAATGAGTAGAAGTTGTAAAAAAGAACCTTGATCATctttacatttgttttttattacttttgtgATAATGATTGCCTAAGGATCATCAGGGTTTGTTACAGCATGGACTCAAATATTAGTAACAATCGAATGTTGCcttatttccaaaaaatattgtcaagtAGTATTTTTGTGTAGAATGGTCTGGGTTTTCCGATTCAAAGAAACTGTATTTTTAACAAACCAGGGGAATATAAAGTAACCatcgagaaattatagttATAGTTTCGATTTCGAGCAATTATTGCTGTAGCGTTAAAGTGTCCAGGTTTCGAATTGAGGGTTGCGCGTTtgaggtttgtaaatattaagttagatttttgttaGTGGGCTGCAAGCTCAGTATATTAAGAAGTAGCGTAGGTTACGAATAATTTTCTACTGTTTAATTTTGGATCACGAAGAGCGAATTTtgaattccttttttttttatttgtttttgtatcgcCGCTATTGcaaaatgtattattttattttatttttgttaaatagcgtgtcgttgtcgagtgtctctctatctgtctttctccctctctccaaaattacccctcccctcgcCGCGGTACTGAACTAACGAGAATATTACCCGAGGTTTAGCGGAGATAAAGATTTCAAGCAGTATtgaccacgccaggcgcccaagaGAATCTCGCGATATCGTTTGCAAGGTCTTTATTTTTCAGCGTACATCGCGGACCGCCAAATGATTGTACGCGCTGTAAGTTATCAGTCGCATCTCCGGGTGGCCGAGGTGCAGTAAAAATCAGCGTCACAGTACACAAATTACGTAAGGAATAACTATATGTCTTCTCCTTTGGTTAAATTAACTTCTTCGACTATTTCTCCTATTATTTGCATCAAGAATAGGTTTCTAACTCTGTTAACAGTAAACCAGGTGTATATTTATTGTGCATCTATTTAGATAACATTAATTTTGTCTATCTGATGGAATTACATTAACATTACCGAATGTGGCAAGGCTCAAATGAACTTGCATAGTTGAAAAgtatagatagatagacagatagatACGTCATTCGACTCGGCAAAATCTAGATACACGCGGTGAACGATTAGTAACATCAGTTCTTGTCGTCTTTATGTACCGACCATTTGCCGGATTGGGTTGCGCGTGCACGGCAGGACCATAGACTCATAAAAGGTAGACTGAAGCAAACATTTAAAGGACAGAAATATGCCGGGAGtactcctttctctctctgacgATATTTGCGGCGGGGATCGAGGCGGTAGAGGAGAATGAGGCGAAATTATGCACCTGTCTATAGCTGTTCCAGTTCCCTACGCCCTTGTCTCCCGGTATGAAATcgattgaaaagagagagcaGTCTCCCAATATATCTCTGTCCTTTATATGTAAGCTTCAGTACCTCTTGCAggagcgctcagtctatctttataagtctatgggCAGGATGCAGAGGGCGCCGCTTGACGATGCATTTGTCACGTCCACATTCCATTACGAAAAGTCCCATCAGGCTATCAATCTTTGCGTATCCTTAGTCGACGCATAGTGTGAGAGGGTAAACAGTGGTTAAGGGACAGGGGATGGATGTATGTTCGTGGTTAAAAACTTATAGGTTAtacgttataaaaatattcataaatatcgGAGTGCGGTATCGTGATTAGTTAGAGTACCTATAATAATTCGTGAATAATATGTGCAATTGACAAATACATCGCTACTTACGCTATGGCGCCAACCATTCAGACAAATAGCAGTAACGACAGGGACAAGCGAACTGCTAGGCCGATTGAGAAGAGGTAAATTATATGAACCGCTATATATTCTAACTCCCTGCCAACACTTTTTACTGCCACAACCCTATCAAAAATCTCTTCTGTATATACTCTTGGAGCAAACTAGTTAAATTCTGCATGTAAACGTTACTTTGCACCCTTTTACAGGGTCTGTCCGGAAAGTAGTCgaactgaatttttctcgcCCAAAGAGAGCGACAGAGACCTTTTCGTGTGGATCGGGTTGTCGGCAGTCTTAGCTAAGAAGCGCACATGTCCCCAATCGCTTTCGAGTCTTTCCGGAGTGTAGGTCGATTTTAAAGTGAACCCCAGTCAAGGTGCCTCGTCACGACCTTTTGAATGGCCTGGACCAAGCCGTGGTGCCATCCTTTCGGAACCCATTTGAGTCGAGGGAAAAGAAGGAAGTCTGCAAGAGCTACATCTGGGCTGTAGGGTGACTGGGGACTTTTGATCATTTCATGGGCTTCACTTGCGGTTGAACTGAgttcgaaacaaaactttATCGCGCAATGCTGCTCGAGTAAACGATTCGTTGCGAAGCGTGACGAGGCACCTTGACTGGGGTTCATTTTAAAATCGACCTACACTCTGGAAATGCTCGAAGGCGATTGGGGATAGGTGTGCTGCTTAGCTAAAACTCCTCACAACCCGACCCACGTGAAAAGGACCTCTTTCCGTCGCTCTATCTGGGCGAGAAAAATTCAGTCCGACTACTTTCCTGACAGACCGTGTATACTAGCATCTAAACGTTAATGATATCAGCAAACTATCGATTCATTTTACCCGACCAAATTTATGTCATAGCTTAGAGAGCAAATTTTGCTATAACTTGTAGTCTCTGAGACTAAGATCTTTGTCTGCCGTAATGCAACTATTTTGATGATCGTTAAATTTGATCATTCACCTcgcttgaaaaattgatcaaaatgTTCCTGTTCATTAATGTAACATTTTCTATTTACATCAATTACAGTGGGAATCAGATGACCTCTGGCATTCAGTCCAACAATAATAAAGATGCCATTGATAAACGTCCTAGACCAGCTGAAAACAGGTATATATCTTACATTAGTACATAACGATTTAAAAGAttaacagaagaaaaaaaaaaacatgaatgCAAACATCAGTTGTATTTCAAGctgagaaaatataaaaaaagaatgtgCACAAAATCTGATATTGCAACCTGTCTGCAGAAAATATTGGTCGATTCAATTAAACATGTTTCACTTGTGATTTTCAGGTCTGAATTATTATGCCGTGTAAAGTACTGCAACACCCTACCAGATATTCCATTCGACCCAAAGTTCATCACATATCCATTTGAATCAACAAGGTAATAGAGCTGACATATGTTGCAGTTCACTAATAATTGTAATACAGTCGAACCTGGATAAGCGAGAGTTCAAGGGACTGCAATCTCTTTTTCGCTTATAGAGGTTTTTCACTAACCCGAGTTTCTAGCTTACAGAGGTACATGAAAGGTCTGTCTCACTGACGTGACAATTACTCTTACTTACAGAG is a window of Neodiprion pinetum isolate iyNeoPine1 chromosome 4, iyNeoPine1.2, whole genome shotgun sequence DNA encoding:
- the BckdhA gene encoding 2-oxoisovalerate dehydrogenase subunit alpha, mitochondrial isoform X1, with product MRVTWAKKIFNQFSAQCLIHKGNFTTSATFGPSNPKFPIISNNFTDELKFTNATSYGSIPIYRILGSATEDEAMANIELEEAKYLKMYKDMVTITVMDKILYESQRQGRISFYMTNSGEETVQIGTAAALSLNDVVYAQYREAGVLLWRGFELKQFMNQCYGNCEDIGKGKQMPVHYGSKELNFVTISSPLTTQLPQAVGAAYALKLAHSDRCVAVYFGEGAASEGDAHAAFNFAATLDCPVIFICRNNGYAISTPAREQYKGDGIAAKGPAYGINTIRVDGNDIFAVHNATRAAKEWTLANGKPVLIEAMSYRIGHHSTSDDSSAYRSVSEIAEWEKLQPIARFRQCLEKYGLWSEEQEKEFVSSIKKQILSDFAAAEKNVKPNWKEVFTDVYYNMPDHIKKQSEAMAKHVDQYKEHYPVDLYKQQ
- the BckdhA gene encoding 2-oxoisovalerate dehydrogenase subunit alpha, mitochondrial isoform X2 encodes the protein MANIELEEAKYLKMYKDMVTITVMDKILYESQRQGRISFYMTNSGEETVQIGTAAALSLNDVVYAQYREAGVLLWRGFELKQFMNQCYGNCEDIGKGKQMPVHYGSKELNFVTISSPLTTQLPQAVGAAYALKLAHSDRCVAVYFGEGAASEGDAHAAFNFAATLDCPVIFICRNNGYAISTPAREQYKGDGIAAKGPAYGINTIRVDGNDIFAVHNATRAAKEWTLANGKPVLIEAMSYRIGHHSTSDDSSAYRSVSEIAEWEKLQPIARFRQCLEKYGLWSEEQEKEFVSSIKKQILSDFAAAEKNVKPNWKEVFTDVYYNMPDHIKKQSEAMAKHVDQYKEHYPVDLYKQQ